The Brassica napus cultivar Da-Ae unplaced genomic scaffold, Da-Ae ScsIHWf_1152;HRSCAF=1638, whole genome shotgun sequence genome has a window encoding:
- the LOC125596210 gene encoding probable hexosyltransferase MUCI70, which produces MLPERRSTVASSSSYQNPSGQNDNSFLLLRRGKKFGGRIGKLKLSHLFFFFVSLFFFSCVFSGHKLLFHGSELLPHSERNHHLKTHLFTSSELDMGLNSSHIQKPPGSKKRNKHLPCEVPLAESVNQILEPREYLDSKPFSLGFVETETCDKPRFGGHQTLKERERSYSAINQTIHCGFVKGTNGLHQRAGFDLTEKDRAYMKNCVVSVSSCIFGSSDFLRRPATKKISEFSKQNVCFVMFLDEQTLSKLASEGHVPDKQGFVGLWKTVVVSNLPYTDMRKTGKVPKFLSHRLFPSSRYSIWIDSKMRLTTDPLLIIDFFLWRTKSEFAISNHYDRHCVWDEVVQNKRLNKYNHTAIDEQFMFYRSDGLKKFDPSDPNSPLPSYVPEGSFIVRAHTPMSNLFSCLWFNEVDRFTSRDQLSFAYTYLKLQRLNPDRPLRLNMFKDCERRALTKLFHHRVDSSPHSPPA; this is translated from the exons ATGTTACCGGAGAGAAGAAGCAcggttgcttcttcttcttcttaccagAACCCTTCTGGTCAGAATGATAATTCATTTCTACTTCTTAGAAGAGGAAAGAAGTTTGGTGGTAGGATAGGGAAGTTGAAGCTCTCacatttgttcttcttcttcgtctcgcttttcttcttctcttgcgTCTTCTCTGGCCATAAacttctctttcatg GTTCTGAGTTGTTACCTCATTCCGAGCGAAACC ATCACTTGAAAACTCATCTCTTCACGTCATCGGAGCTTGATATGGGATTAAACTCATCCCACATCCAAAAACCACCAGGAAGCAAGAAGAGAAACAAAc ATTTGCCTTGTGAAGTTCCACTTGCTGAGTCTGTTAATCAAATACTTGAGCCTCGGGAGTATTTAGATTCCAAGCCCTTTTCCTTAGGCTTTGTAGAGACAGAGACATGTGATAAGCCTAGATTTGGAGGGCATCAAACACTCAAGGAAAGAGAGAGGTCTTACTCTGCTATAAACCAGACAATTCACTGTGGTTTTGTCAAAGGAACTAATGGGTTACATCAACGTGCTGGATTTGATTTGACCGAAAAGGATAGAGCTTACATGAAGAACTGTGTAGTCTCTGTGTCTTCTTGCATTTTTGGAAGCTCTGATTTTCTAAGAAGACCTGCAACCAAAAAG ATCAGTGAGTTCTCGAAGCAAAATGTTTGTTTTGTGATGTTTCTTGATGAGCAAACACTATCAAAACTGGCTAGTGAAGGGCATGTTCCTGACAAGCAAGGCTTTGTTGGTTTGTGGAAAACTGTAGTAGTCAGCAATTTGCCTTACACTGACATGAGAAAGACAGGGAAAGTTCCAAAGTTTCTGTCACACCGCCTTTTTCCTTCTTCTAG GTATTCGATTTGGATAGACAGTAAGATGAGACTTACTACAGATCCTCTGCTGATAATTGACTTCTTCTTGTGGAGAACAAAGTCAGAGTTCGCTATCTCAAACCATTATGACAGACATTGTGTTTGGGATGAGGTGGTACAGAACAAACGGCTGAACAAGTATAATCACACTGCCATTGATGAACAGTTTATGTTCTACCGATCAGATGGACTAAAAAAGTTTGACCCTTCAGATCCTAACTCTCCTCTTCCAAGTT ATGTGCCTGAAGGTTCGTTTATAGTAAGGGCTCATACACCAATGTCAAACCTCTTCTCGTGTCTTTGGTTCAATGAAGTTGACCGGTTTACATCACGAGATCAGTTGAGTTTTGCATACACGTACCTTAAACTTCAGAGACT